gaagaagggctgcacccgcccccagggaggctccagaaatcccaccaaaccccccgcaccctgccgtCGGGAGGAACCGTCGGTCGAGGGCAGGACGGGCCCACGCCgcggctcccgctgcagcccctgctctgccccactgcccccctcccccctgggtTTCTTCTGAACCCCTCATACGAGACTTTAAATTAATTAGAGATTCTTAATGCCCTGCGGAAAGGAAATTCACTCACCGGACGGGTACCATCTGCAGGAGGCACCTGGTAACTCCCAACACCTCCAAGCTTTGTGCGGTTTTCCAGGAACAGGATTATGGGCTTTGGAGTGACTCCAGGCTCCACCCCGCCCCCGAggccaggggaaaaagaagaagaatgaaagtaggaaaaagaagaagaaaagtgggaaaagaaagagaaaagtggaaaaaagaagaagaaaagcaggaaaaggaagaagaaaaataggaaaaagaagaaaagtaggaaaaagaaggagaaaagtaggaaaagaagaagaaaagtaggaaaaagaaggagaaaagtaggaaaaagaagaaaagtggaaaaagaagttgaaaagtaggaaaagaacaacagtggaaataaaagaagaaaagtgggaaaaagaagaagaaaagtgaaaagagaagaagaaaagtaggaaaaagaagaagaaaagcaggaaaagaagaagaaaagtggaaaaaaaagaagaaaagtgggaaaaagaagaagaaaagcaggaaaagaataagaaaggtaggaacaagaagaagaaatgtggaaaaaagaagaagaaaatggaaaaaagaagaagaaaagtaggaaaaagaagaaaagtggaaaaagaaggagaaaagtaggaaacGAAgaagaacagtggaaaaaaaaagaagaaaagtgggaaaaagaagaagagaagtggaaagagaagaagaaaagtaggaacgagaagaagaaaagtggaaaaaagaagaagaaaagtggaaaaaagaagaaggaaaacaggaaaagaagaagaaaagaaggaaaaagaagaagaaaagtggaaaaaagaggaagaaaagcaggaaaagaagaagaaaagtaggaaaagaagaagaaaagaaggaaaaagaagaagaaaagtggaaaaaagaggaagaaaagcaggaaaagaagaagaaaagtaggaaaaagaagaagaaaagtaggaaaagaagaacaacagtggaaaaaaaagaagaaaagtgggaaaaagaagaagaaaagtggaaagagaagaagaaaagtaggaatgagaagaagaaaagtggaaaaaagaagaagaaaagtggaaaaaagaagaaggaaactaggaaaagaaggagaaaagtggggaaaagaagaagaaacacaggaaaagaagaaaaaactaggaaaaagaagaagaaaagtggaaaaaagaggaagaaaagcaggaaaagaagaagaaaagtaggaaaagaagaagaaaagtggaaaaaagaagaagaaaagtgggaaaaagaagaggaaaagtgggaaaaagtagaagaaaagtaggaaaagaagaagaaggatagtgggaaaaagaagaagaaaagcaggaaaagaagaagaaaagtgggaaaaagaagaagaaaagtaggaaaagaagaagaaaagtaggaaaagaagaagaaaagtggaaaaaagaagaagaaaagtgggaaaaagaagaggaaaagtgggaaaaagtagaagaaaagtaggaaaagaagaagaaggatagtgggaaaaagaagaagaaaagcaggaaaagaagaagaaaagtgggaaaaagaagaagaaaagtaggaaaagaagaagaaaagtggtggaacctccccagtgcccaggacGGGGGGACGGTCGCGgccccggtgctgctggccacGCCGGTCTTGAGACAGGCCGGGACGCTGgtggccacctcggccacctgGGCGCGCATTCGTCCATCtctcgaccaacacccccaggtccttttctgccggggagggctccagccgctcctcccccagcccccggcgtccatggggttggtgtgacccatgggcaggacccggcacttggccttgggcaacctcccaccaacgccttgggcccatccatccgACAGCTCCGGATCCctccgtagatccatccatcccaccctccggcacgtcaacgctcccaccaacgccttgggcccatccatcTAACCGGATCCCTCcatagatccatccatcccaccctccggcacatcaatgctcccaccaacgccttggtCCCATCCATCCAACAGCTCTGAATCCCTCcatagatccatccatcccaccctccggcacgtcaacgctcccaccaacgccttgggcccatccatcTAACCGGATCCCTCcatagatccatccatcccacccaccGGCACgtcaacgctcccaccaacgccttgggcccatccatccAACAGCTCTGAATCCCTCcatagatccatccatcccaccctccggcacatcaatgctcccaccaacgccttgggcccATCCCTCCAACATCTCCGGATCCctccgtagatccatccatcccaccctccggcacatcaacgctcccaccaacgcccaaggggttccgaggggtccccaagggtttccaaggggtcccaaggggttccaaggggtctccagggttcccaagggcgtccccaagggtttccaaggggttccaggggggtcccaaggggttccaagggggtccccaagggtttccaaggggtcccaaggggttccgaggggtcccaaggggttctgAGGGGTCCCAGGGGCGTCCAAagggtccccaaggggtcccaagggtttccaaggggtcccaaggggttccaaggtgtcacaagggggtccccaagggtttccaagagggtctccagggtttccaaggggtcccaaggggttccaagggggtcccaaggggtcccaaggggttccaaggggtctccagggttcccaagagggtccccaagggtttccaagagggtctccaggtgggtcccaagggtttccaaggggtcccaaggggttccaaggggtcacaagggggtccccaagggtatccaaggggtctccaaggggttccaaggggtctccagggttcccaaggggtCCAGGGGTTTCCAAAGGGTCCCATGGTGTTCCAACGGGGGTCCCCAAGTGTTTCCAAGTGGTTCCCAGGGGATCCTGGCCCCCTTGGACTccccccgggggggtggtggggtggttttAACCGTACGTCAGTAATGTAGGACCAGGCAGCGGCTCACACGCCGTTGCCCGTCCCCCCgcgttggggggtgggggggggggaggggagaagagggagaaaaggggcggGAAAAAGACCCTCACGGGTTGGGGGGCAGGCGGTCAAATAGAGGAGCAACGGGCGAGGAAAAGACcgatatttattgtaaaataacgTACGGGATAAAGCGACCCAACGCCGAGTTGCCCTCCCCACCCGAGCGCTGGTTGCCCGGCCCGTCCCCAGCGGCGACAGCgggtcccggcccccccaccGCACCCCCGGCAGTGACCCCCCGTTTCTATCCCCAACGGGACGCCCGTGGGGCGGAATATCCCTTTTGGGCGCCTTctcccggccgcgctcccgctGGGCTGCGACGGGGAAggcgaaaaaaaagaaaaaagccctcgACTGACGGACGGAAACGTCTCTCGGCCGCGTCCCGACGTCGTGTTCTCGCCCGCTAAATCCAAAAAGGCAACCCAGAGCCGAAGGAAAATTCCCTCCATCAAAGCCAAAAggatgacacccccccccagccgctcaCAGCCTCCCggaggggacacgacaccccGCAGCGACCCCCCTCCGTCCcctgcccctcactccccctctgctccctgggctggggcacagggatggaCGTCTCCCGCGGGATCCAGGAGAGGAGCGCGGGGAGTCTCcggagaagggcaggggctgccggcggctggggacgggagggaaggggggatgaggGTCTGGGGGACGCTGCCCCtcaggcacagctgggttttctctgtttctaccCAAAACCAGGGGCGCAGGGTCTCCCCTTTGAACGAGGCTGGTGGGAACGTGAAGATCTCGACCCCGGTGTCGGCATCGAGGAAAGTCACCAGCCCCCGGGCGCAGTCCAGACAGACCCAGAtcctgctggggagcggggactggggaaggaaggtgggaggaGAGGTGAGAGACATGAACTGCCCATAGCAGTGCTGCACTGCCCAGACCCCTCCTTCAGGGCTCCAGTCCGAGAACCTCTTCCTCTCCACAGACTCCTTGGCCACCCCAACAGCCCACCACGAGTCAcctcccacctccacctccacctccacctccacctcccagcagtgtCTCCCCTCCCGGAACCCCTCCTGGCCAAAAACGCAGAAATAATAGGTAAATCTCTCCGGGATGTCGGGCAGGTCCCGCTCTTCTCTTTGCCACCTCACGCGCCTCTGATCGTCCGACAGGACGAGTTGGGAATGAGCCGTGTTTGGATCCAGGGTCACCACAtctgcaggggacaggaggagccgCAGCATCAGAGCTCAGTCCCGGGCAGGTTTCACCCCCTCAGGGACAGGACCTGGCCCCCAGGGCAGGAGActgggcatctccttcctcctctccatccccaccgcGGGGCCGGCCCCAGCACGGCCACGGCCGAGCTCGGTCCCGTGGGAAGAGGCaccggtggggctgcagcccgcgcagggaggagcaggacggggaggcaggggctgggctgggcagcgcaCGGGGTCTCAGGGGGCGGTGGCTCCTCTGGGGCCCAAGGGGGTGACTCAGAATGGGACGAAATTGCAAGAAAACGGGGCGAGATACAGCCCAGTGCCATGGTCTGGGGGGTCTGAGACACCAACACGACCCGGGATGGCCAGTCCCCCTTCAGTGGCCACCCAGTGCCTTCACTGGCCACCCAGTTACACCTCccgcagagggaaagggaggagaaccacccataaaaatacagtaaaatacgCAATTACCTGGATTTTCAGGAAGCAGGAACTTTCTCCACGCTACAAGGAGGGACAAGAGCAAGGTCAcgtcccacggccggtccccagggagttggggcaagggagagggtccatccctgggccgGTGCCCCCGGCCGCCCACCCTCCCGGGCACGTCCCCTGGGGGTTTGTTGGGAtccaagggatggagggatggaggggacggacacAGCGGGAAAGGGCCGAGCAGAGatcacccgggagaggacaccgagccacaaggagatcacggagactcacccaaccgtgcagcttgttcctctggaatggaaaaaaagaagcgatgagtgatgagaggggacggcttctcatcccatggctgctcctacaggagcgcacagagctcgaggagagctcagagagtttggggggtgggaaaagaccacaaaaccctgtgaatggccccctccagccaggtcatgtcccacggccggtccccagggagtctggccaagggagagggtccatccctgggctggtgtcccccagctgcccaccctcccaggcacatcccgttggagtttccccacccccaggggatggagggatggaggggccaGGCAAAGGGGGATAGGGCctagcacagagcacccgggagaggacacggagccaagaggagatcacggagactcacgCATTGCCGCGTCTCGTTCCtctggaaaggataaagaaagtcaatcagtgatgagaggggacagcttctcatcccacaactgcacccgcaggagttggcagagcccttctgtttggggagggggaaaagagcccttggctcccgggggggctccctccagcctggttatgtcccatggatggtggccagtgggtctgggcaggggagagggtccatccctgggctggtgtcccccagctgcccaccctcccaggcacatccccttggggtttctgcGGAtccaagggatggagggatggaacGGACGGGCAAAGGGGGGaaagggccgagcacagagcacccgggagaggacaccgagccaagaggagatcacggagactcacccagtgctgcagctttttcacctggaaaggaaaaaaagaagcgatgagtgatgagaggggacggcttctcatcccatggctgctcctacaggagcgcacagagctcgaggagagctcagagagtttggggagtgggaaaagactcCCACACCCTGTGAATGTCCATCTCCAGCCAGGTCATGccccacggccggtccccagggagtctggccaagggagagggtccatccctgggctggtgtcccccagctgcccaccctcccaggcacatccccttggggtttctgtggagccaggggatggagggatggaggggacgggcaaagggggatagggccgagcacagagcacccgggagaggacaccgagccaagaggagatcatggagactcactcagtgctgtgtctcgttcccctggaaaggataaagaaagtcaatcagtgatgagaggggacagcttctcatcccacaactgcacccgcaggacttggcagagcccttctgtttggggagggggaaaagagcccttggctcccaggggggctccctccagcctggttctgtcccatggatggtggccagtgggtctgggcaggggagagggtccatccctgggctggtgtcccccagctgcccaccctcccaggcacatccccttggggtttccctgcccccaggggatggagggatggaggggacgggcacggggggacagggccgagcacagagcacccgggagaggacaccgagccaagaggagatcatggagactcactcagtgctgtgtctcgttcccctggaaaggataaagaaagtcaatcagtgatgagaggggacagcttctcatcccatggctgctcctacaggagaaggcagagcccttctgtttggggagggggaaaagagcccttggctcccGGGGGGCTCCCTTCAGCCTGGTTATgtcccatggatggtggccagtgggtctggacaggggagagggtccaaccctgggctggtgtcccccagctgcccaccctcccaggcacatccccttggggtttccccacacccaggggatggagggatggaggggacgggcaaagggggaaagggccgagcacagagcacccgggagaggacaccaaggcaagaggagatcacggagactcacccaacagtgcagcttgttcctctggaatggaaaaaaagaagcgatgagtgatgagaggggacggcttctcatcccatggctgctcctacaggagcacacagagctcgaggagagctcagagagtttggggagtgggaaaagaccacaaaaccctgtgaatggccccctccagccaggtcatgtcccacggccggtccccagggagtctggccaagggagagggtccatccctgggctggtgtcccccagctgcccaccctcccaggcacatcccgttggagtttccccacccccaggggatggagggatggaggggacgggcaaagggggaaagggctgagcacagagcacccgggagaggacaccgagccatgACAGAGCTCCTGGAGACTCACCTAGTTCTGCATCTCGattccctggaaagcaaaaatcaaattaatgagtgatgagaggggacggcttctcatcccatggctgttcctgcaggagcaggcagagctggcgagaccccaaactccttgtgtttggggagtgggaaaagaccgtgtgggtcccagagcaggttccctgcctcccttctcccccagccacccctcccggGCACCCTGCATTGAAGCCTGACTTGAGCAGAGATTTAAGGCTCAGCCTGATTTAAGCTGACTGATGACgggtccccacttctccccatgacttaggtcacctcctgggccccgttcccagccccagtgctctccACTCCCCTTCTGGGCTCCATCAACCCAGACCAACGACCACAGGGCGATCACGAGACACCCAGAGCCACGTCCCTCCCAGGGGGCTCCTTTCTCAGGAGGCTTCGCTGGTGGCAGGGGCCAGAAGGACTCACCCAGCGTTCTGGACAgccccactgcaaagcaaaggcagaggaagaggaggtcaggagagcagctgcttcatcGGCGCTAACATCTCACCAGGGACTCTTGCACCGTCCCACCAGCCAGGTGCTCTGGCCACGCTCCCTGGCCTCCCACCCACACCccgggtccttgtccccatccttcctgtgcccaaagagcttctttaatgaaggcaaaacaccttTTGACACGACTGTCATCCCCTTCTACGTACGTCCATGGGCCAGGGCTCAGCCTTGCTCCACCCCGATCCCCTCCATTCCATCCCCCCCGTGACAAACTCACCTTTCCTTCGCCAGAGATAAACATTGAGACTAAATGATGCCACTGAAAGCACGAGGAAGACACCCAGAGCTGCCATCCAAGGACGGGCGTTGTGGAAAAagggagctgagaaacaaaaacacagcaggaaaagggctcACTTTGCACTCCTGTGTAGGAGGAAAacgaaagggagaaagaaaaactccaagttCTAACTCATCGTCAGGGTTTTGCCTGGGACGGAATGAACAAGTGGACGTCATCGCTTGCAGCTATTGAGGGATgggatgttttggatttgggatgagaagcaGCGATGGGAGCGCACTGATGGTTTTGGGTGTCGCTGGGCAGTCGAGGAAtggtctgctcctcacaccaccccaccagcgagtgggcttgGGGGACGCAAACAGCTGGGACAAAACCCGTTACTCTTCCCATTCTCTATCCCATCCCAATGGTGGGGAATGAGCgaggggctgcgcggtgccggctctgggctgggattACACCACCCCACTCCTAAagccttgtgctgggagccccgggctcaAGGGGACATCGTCCTCTCCAGCGCACAGACATCCCAATGCTCCCCTGAAGCCCGCCAGGCTCAGGTTATCTCCTGTGCTAAAGCTCACCTGCGGGTGCaccccctcccattcccccaccccccgcacgTTTCTCCAGCCCCCCTAGATCAAACCGCTCCCCACTCAAGCGCAgccaaccccagccccgctgccatcctGCACCTGAGATGTGCAGGGACgacgcctgctcctgctccaggcggCTGTTCCTCACCACGCACGACAAGTTCCCATCGCCCTTCCCGCTCACCACGACGACATCTTGGATCTCAAACAGGCCCCTCTCGTCAGAGGAACGTCTCTGGGAGACCGAGGGCAGACGCTGCCCGTTGGCAGCCTTCCACAGCACCTCCGGTTGTGGGTACCAGCCGGCCGATCCACACACCACCCGGATGCCTCCGTCCTGGTGAGCCTCCAGAGAGATGAGAGGGAcggagcccatggctgggggaagagccCGCCGTTGGGCTGAGTTAGGGATGGACTCGGCTCAAAGGCAAAGACCCAACCCCGTACCAGACACATCCCATTGTCCcgagggggctgtgggaccacgcacgtgctcctcacaccacccaaaccaccccaacgTGTGCAGGAACCGGAGAGCATTGATGCCCAATGACCCCACATCGCCCATAAAACAGCCCGGCAGAGGAGGACCCAGAGGCCGAGCaaggtctctgccctctcccggcCTTGTCCAAGAAGCCCTGAGGCTTCCAGACGAGGCGCCAGGTCTCCTCCGGCACAAAcggcaaaggcaaagcaaggatccagctggtggcacctgggaagaGGGCTCTTCCCAACGCCAGGCACAGCGGTAGCTCCCATCCTGGGCTCGCTTGGCAGCCCAGGCCCTGAgcccaagcagctgctcagcagcttctcccctctgccctcacaaCACCTCGAGGAcaccacagagacacaaagccaCCTCGTTTGTGCCACTCTGCCCCCaaaaacacctccagcaccatgtctgtgctccttcctggGCAGGCACGGATGGGAAGGGTCCCCTTCAACCCGCCCTCTGTCAAGGTCTATTGGCCTTTGGcattggatggatggatgtgagGATGGGACAGAGGTCTGGGAGGGACACACCAACCCAGGGACACCTGAACCACCCCCAGGAAACACCGCACCACCCACAaacctgccacctccagctccaccatgGCTTCTTCATAAGTGGTAGCATCCTGCACGGTGCAGACATACTGGCCATCATCAGAGGGTCTCACCCCAGCGAGTCGCAAGTCCAGGGTCCCACCGGAGAGACCATCTCTGACCAACTCTGTCCTTCCAGTGTATTCCTTCATCTTTGCCCCATACAGGTCCTCTCCATTTCGGTAGAGATGCACGATTTCAGAGAACTGGTGCCGGATCCACCTGATCTCCAAGCTCCGAGCGTCCGCGCGTGGGGACAAGTGACACGGCAGCACGACGTCCTGCCCCACGGTGGCAAGGAGAGGTCGGTCTGGTCCCACCACTCTGAACTCAGCTTGGGGAcggagaaggacacagagagacGGAGATTGCGCCCACGTTAATTCGGGGCGTTGCATGGCAAGGGGCGAGCGTGGCGTGAGCGGTGCCCGCTCCATCCCGCGGGTGTCTCTTTGCCCCCACCCCGTGCTCCAAAGAGCCTGGAGACActggagagggagtgggaggactccaaggagaaggaggttcCCTGGGAGTGGGAACTGCTCCAGAAAGTCACCCCCAACCCCGAAaatagcccccagcccggccagccctgggagaagggacaaacGCTTTAGGGGAGCACTGCGGGACGGGActgaaggtgtcccagggcaAGGGACGTGGGGGTGGCATCAAGAGCCAAAGTGAAAGTGAAACCCATCCGCGGCCgagctctgggctcagctcctcctgccccacggcacctcccctgccccacatctgccccccgcagcgggctcagcgcccccagccctgcaggatccctacCTGATCCCAGGCGGAGCACGTGGAGAGTCAGGAAATAACTCAGGAggcccctggggctggcggggaaccCCATCTgcgggcgcagctggagaagagggtgggaagggaggcagagggagggcaagggggcgttacagccgccggggaggggatggggaagaagggctgcacccgcccccagggaggctccagaaatcccaccaaaccccccgcaccctgccgtCGGGAGGAACCGTCGGTCGAGGGCAGGACGGGCCCACGCCgcggctcccgctgcagcccctgctctgccccactgcccccctcccccctgggtTTCTTCTGAACCCCTCATACGAGACTTTAAATTAATTAGAGATTCTTAATGCCCTGCGGAAAGGAAATTCACTCACCGGACGGGTACCATCTGCAGGAGGCACCTGGTAACTCCCAACACCTCCAAGCTTTGTGCGGTTTTCCAGGAACAGGATTATGGGCTTTGGAGTGACTCCAGGCTCCACCCCGCCCCCGAggccaggggaaaaagaagaagaatgaaagtaggaaaaagaagaagaaaagtgggaaaagaagaagaaaagtgggaaaaagaagaagaaaagtaggaaaagaaagagaaaagtggaaaaaagaagaagaaaagtaggaaaaagaacaagaaaagtgggaaaaagaagaaaagtgggaaaaagaaggagaaaagtaggaaaagaagaagaagagtaggaaaaagaagaagaaaagtggaaaaaagaggaagaaaagcaggaaaagaagaagaaaagtaggaaaagaagaagaaaagtggaaaaaagaagaagaaaagtaggaaaacaagaggaaaagtgggaa
This genomic interval from Larus michahellis chromosome 29, bLarMic1.1, whole genome shotgun sequence contains the following:
- the LOC141735198 gene encoding butyrophilin subfamily 2 member A2-like, giving the protein MQEQAARLAWRKFLLPENPDVVTLDPNTAHSQLVLSDDQRRVRWQREERDLPDIPERFTYYFCVFGQEGFREGRHCWEVEVEVEVEVGGDSWWAVGVAKESVERKRFSDWSPEGGVWAVQHCYGQFMSLTSPPTFLPQSPLPSRIWVCLDCARGLVTFLDADTGVEIFTFPPASFKGETLRPWFWVETEKTQLCLRGSVPQTLIPPSLPSPAAGSPCPSPETPRAPLLDPAGDVHPCAPAQGAEGE
- the LOC141735112 gene encoding uncharacterized protein LOC141735112 isoform X1, with the protein product MDGPKALVGALMCRRVGWMDLRRDPELSDGWAQGVGGRLPKAKCRVLPMGHTNPMDAGGWGRSGWSPPRQKRTWGCWSRDGRMRAQVAEVATSVPACLKTGVASSTGAATVPPSWALGRFHHFSSSFPAFFLLFPTFLLLFLLFFFFFPLSFFFFSCFSSSFSHFSSSFPTFHLLFPTFPLVFLLFFFFFPLFFFFSYFSSSFPAFLPLFSTFLLLFPTFFFFSCVSSSFPHFSPSFPTFLLLFSTFLLRFHYSSSRSYFSSSLSTFLLLFPTFLLFFSTVVLLFLLFSFFFHFSSFSNFLLLFPTFLLLFLLFSFFFPLFFFFSCFSSSFPTFLLLFPTFLLLFLLFFFFFPLFFFFSCFSSSFPAFLLLFPTILLLLFLLFFFFFPLFFFFSYFSSTFSHFSSCFPTFLLLFSTFLLLFLLFFFFSCFSSSFFHFSSSFSYSSSSFPTFLLLFPTFLLFPTFLVLFPTFLLLFSTFLFLFLLFFFFFPLFFFFSHFSSSFSYFHSSSFSPGLGGGVEPGVTPKPIILFLENRTKLGGVGSYQVPPADGTRPLRPQMGFPASPRGLLSYFLTLHVLRLGSAEFRVVGPDRPLLATVGQDVVLPCHLSPRADARSLEIRWIRHQFSEIVHLYRNGEDLYGAKMKEYTGRTELVRDGLSGGTLDLRLAGVRPSDDGQYVCTVQDATTYEEAMVELEVAAMGSVPLISLEAHQDGGIRVVCGSAGWYPQPEVLWKAANGQRLPSVSQRRSSDERGLFEIQDVVVVSGKGDGNLSCVVRNSRLEQEQASSLHISAPFFHNARPWMAALGVFLVLSVASFSLNVYLWRRKVGLSRTLGESFWPLPPAKPPEKGAPWEGRGSGCLVIALWSLVWVDGAQKGSGEHWGWERGPGGDLSHGEKWGPVISQLKSG
- the LOC141735112 gene encoding butyrophilin subfamily 3 member A2-like isoform X3 yields the protein MRGSEETQGGGGQWGRAGAAAGAAAWARPALDRRFLPTAGCGGFGGISGASLGAGAALLPHPLPGGCNAPLPSLCLPSHPLLQLRPQMGFPASPRGLLSYFLTLHVLRLGSAEFRVVGPDRPLLATVGQDVVLPCHLSPRADARSLEIRWIRHQFSEIVHLYRNGEDLYGAKMKEYTGRTELVRDGLSGGTLDLRLAGVRPSDDGQYVCTVQDATTYEEAMVELEVAAMGSVPLISLEAHQDGGIRVVCGSAGWYPQPEVLWKAANGQRLPSVSQRRSSDERGLFEIQDVVVVSGKGDGNLSCVVRNSRLEQEQASSLHISAPFFHNARPWMAALGVFLVLSVASFSLNVYLWRRKVGLSRTLGESFWPLPPAKPPEKGAPWEGRGSGCLVIALWSLVWVDGAQKGSGEHWGWERGPGGDLSHGEKWGPVISQLKSG